A region from the Flavobacteriales bacterium genome encodes:
- the lysA gene encoding diaminopimelate decarboxylase, whose protein sequence is MKLTLDKIENLETPRYVYDLGILRKTLKSAAFWSDKYNFHIHYAVKANFENRILQEISKKGFGADCVSGREVEKSIEMGFAPQNIVLAGVGKTDWEIETALKQEISCINIESLEEIEVINQIATSLGKTAKIALRVNPNIDAKTHPNITTGLKENKFGIREDQLLDALNLVRNSLNCQFEGLHFHIGSQITEMDVFENLCKKVNKIKDQVKEQGFEVKTLNLGGGLGVDYSKSNHASEVDFELFFGTIDKNIQREPNQKICFELGRSLVANCGYLLSKVLYTKKGKEKSFLILDAGMTELLRPALYQASHLVENISSSSIQDAQYDVVGPICESSDIFARNLKLPLSKRGDFIVIHSAGAYSSSMANEYNLRKKYDPVYQG, encoded by the coding sequence ATGAAATTGACTTTAGATAAAATAGAAAACCTCGAGACACCTCGTTATGTTTACGATTTGGGTATTTTAAGGAAAACTCTTAAAAGTGCTGCTTTTTGGTCAGACAAATACAATTTTCATATTCATTATGCTGTGAAGGCAAATTTTGAAAATCGCATTCTTCAAGAAATCTCAAAAAAGGGTTTTGGTGCAGATTGTGTAAGTGGGAGAGAGGTTGAGAAGAGTATCGAAATGGGTTTTGCTCCACAAAATATTGTTTTGGCAGGTGTGGGAAAGACTGATTGGGAGATAGAGACAGCTTTGAAACAAGAAATTTCTTGTATTAATATTGAATCTTTAGAGGAGATTGAAGTAATTAATCAAATTGCAACAAGTCTTGGTAAAACTGCAAAAATAGCTTTGAGAGTTAATCCCAATATTGATGCAAAAACACATCCCAATATTACTACAGGATTGAAAGAGAATAAGTTTGGAATAAGAGAAGATCAATTACTTGATGCATTAAATTTGGTTCGAAACTCTCTAAACTGTCAATTTGAAGGATTACATTTTCATATCGGTAGTCAAATAACGGAGATGGATGTTTTTGAGAATCTTTGTAAAAAGGTTAATAAAATTAAGGATCAAGTCAAAGAGCAAGGTTTTGAAGTGAAGACACTTAATTTAGGAGGGGGTTTGGGTGTTGATTATTCAAAGTCAAATCATGCATCTGAGGTCGATTTTGAGTTGTTTTTTGGTACGATAGATAAAAATATTCAAAGGGAGCCTAATCAAAAAATTTGTTTTGAGTTAGGTAGAAGTCTTGTTGCTAATTGTGGTTATCTGCTTTCAAAAGTTCTCTATACTAAGAAAGGTAAAGAAAAGTCTTTTCTTATTCTGGATGCAGGAATGACAGAATTATTGCGTCCAGCACTCTATCAGGCGAGTCATTTGGTGGAGAATATTTCATCTTCAAGTATACAGGACGCTCAATATGATGTGGTAGGTCCTATCTGTGAGTCTTCTGATATTTTTGCAAGAAATTTGAAATTACCATTATCAAAAAGAGGTGATTTTATTGTAATTCATAGTGCTGGCGCCTACAGTAGTAGTATGGCAAATGAGTATAATTTAAGAAAGAAGTATGATCCTGTTTATCAGGGGTGA
- a CDS encoding 50S ribosomal protein L25/general stress protein Ctc, with protein sequence METIKLSAEARMDLGKKESKTLRKEGKVPCVLYGGEEVVHFSIPEIQFKNLVYTPNVYRLEIDVNGKTYSAILKDLQFHPVTDNILHADFIELTEGKEVTYQIPVRITGNAKGVMLGGKLRLNMRKLNVRSTPENMVSDVVLDVTPLGIGKTIRVSEIETNNFDILNAGNAVIVAVKTARGAQKEEEEEEGEE encoded by the coding sequence ATGGAAACTATTAAGTTGAGCGCTGAAGCGCGTATGGATTTGGGGAAAAAAGAATCTAAAACCCTAAGAAAAGAAGGAAAAGTTCCTTGTGTTCTTTATGGAGGTGAAGAAGTAGTACACTTCTCTATACCTGAGATTCAATTCAAAAACCTGGTTTATACTCCAAACGTTTACAGACTAGAAATAGACGTAAATGGAAAAACTTATTCAGCAATTTTGAAAGATCTTCAATTTCACCCAGTAACAGATAATATTCTGCATGCAGATTTTATTGAGTTGACTGAAGGTAAAGAAGTAACTTATCAAATTCCAGTAAGAATTACAGGAAACGCAAAAGGAGTTATGCTTGGAGGTAAATTGAGACTAAACATGCGTAAACTAAATGTACGTTCTACACCAGAAAATATGGTATCAGACGTAGTTTTAGACGTTACTCCTCTTGGAATTGGAAAAACAATTCGTGTTTCTGAAATAGAAACAAACAACTTCGATATTCTTAATGCTGGAAATGCCGTAATCGTAGCCGTGAAAACAGCTCGTGGTGCACAAAAAGAAGAAGAAGAAGAAGAAGGTGAGGAATAA
- a CDS encoding ribose-phosphate pyrophosphokinase, with protein MDSKVQIFTGRATRHLAEQIASEYGTKLGNVIISEFSDGEFQPSFEETVRGDYVFIIQSTPPPSDNLMELLLMIDAAKRASAKHIVAVMPYFGLARQDRKDKPRVPIGAKLVANMIHAAGATRVMCMDLHADQIQGFFEVPVDHLYASSVFKNYIKDLNLTNLVIASPDMGGSKRAKTYAKHLGVEMVICHKVRSKANLVDEMTVIGDVTGKDIVLVDDMVDTAGTLTKAADMMFEKGATSVRAICTHAVLSGSAYERVENSRLEELIVTNTLDLKENSGTEKIKQLSIAPLFANVIRNVFSQESISSYFIN; from the coding sequence ATGGATTCAAAAGTTCAAATTTTCACAGGAAGAGCTACCAGACACTTGGCAGAACAAATTGCCAGTGAATATGGAACAAAACTAGGGAATGTAATTATTTCAGAATTTAGTGACGGGGAATTTCAACCATCTTTTGAGGAAACCGTACGTGGAGACTATGTTTTCATTATTCAATCTACACCACCACCATCAGATAATTTGATGGAATTATTGTTGATGATTGATGCTGCAAAGAGAGCTTCAGCAAAACATATTGTAGCGGTTATGCCTTATTTTGGTTTGGCACGTCAAGACAGAAAGGATAAACCAAGAGTTCCGATAGGAGCAAAATTGGTTGCCAATATGATTCATGCAGCAGGGGCTACACGAGTGATGTGTATGGACTTACATGCTGATCAAATTCAAGGATTTTTTGAAGTACCAGTAGATCATTTATATGCTTCTTCTGTATTCAAAAATTATATTAAGGATCTGAATCTCACAAATTTGGTGATTGCCTCACCAGATATGGGAGGAAGTAAAAGGGCCAAGACTTATGCTAAACACCTTGGTGTAGAAATGGTTATATGCCATAAAGTGAGATCAAAAGCCAATTTGGTTGATGAAATGACCGTTATTGGTGATGTAACAGGAAAAGATATTGTATTAGTAGATGACATGGTGGATACCGCAGGTACACTTACCAAAGCTGCAGATATGATGTTTGAAAAAGGAGCTACTTCCGTAAGAGCAATTTGTACACATGCCGTTCTCTCTGGAAGTGCTTATGAACGAGTAGAAAATTCAAGGCTGGAAGAACTAATTGTTACCAACACCTTAGATTTAAAAGAAAACTCGGGAACAGAAAAAATTAAGCAATTATCAATTGCACCTCTTTTTGCTAATGTTATCAGAAATGTATTTAGCCAAGAGAGTATTAGTTCGTATTTTATTAACTAA
- a CDS encoding glycosyltransferase family 4 protein, with the protein MKIVHLNTYDLQGGAAIAANRLHSTLLKHGIDSTMVVDIAKGNTPNCIAISKTPFQQKLQKWTYLFEKILFIPFEASKNKRFAFTTFLFGKNLDKIPEIKEADLIHIHWVNHSFFSKKTFEYIFSLGKPVVITMHDMWFATGGCHHSNECENYQKECGNCKYLKKPHAKDLSNKNWLKKKELFPKNLTFVTCSKWLLSRVEKSSLLKNQNLRSIPNPIDTSIYTDGDKKMAKKQLGLSADKKHILYIAANVGNIQKGYQYLEEACGKMAQDDRFSQIEILVVGADPKNRVHLSLPMIKLGYISKVSELVTIYQASDLFISPTLEDNLPNTIMESMSCGTPCVAFNIGGIPQLIDHKENGYISEYKNANDLINGIEFCLSNHHLNKQARNKVIKSFDQEYIAQEFKSLYKDLLAKTN; encoded by the coding sequence ATGAAAATCGTTCACTTAAATACCTATGATCTACAAGGCGGAGCAGCCATTGCGGCAAACCGACTTCACTCCACTTTACTCAAGCATGGTATAGATTCAACTATGGTTGTTGATATTGCAAAAGGCAATACCCCAAACTGCATTGCGATTTCTAAAACTCCTTTTCAGCAAAAGTTGCAAAAATGGACGTATTTATTTGAAAAAATCCTTTTTATTCCCTTTGAAGCATCTAAAAATAAACGTTTTGCTTTCACTACTTTTCTTTTTGGAAAAAATCTCGATAAAATTCCAGAGATAAAAGAAGCCGATTTGATTCATATTCATTGGGTAAACCATAGTTTTTTCTCTAAAAAAACATTCGAATATATTTTCTCACTCGGAAAACCCGTTGTAATCACCATGCATGATATGTGGTTTGCTACTGGAGGATGTCATCATTCCAATGAGTGTGAAAATTACCAAAAAGAATGTGGAAACTGTAAATATTTGAAAAAGCCACATGCCAAGGATTTATCTAATAAAAATTGGCTTAAGAAAAAAGAACTGTTTCCGAAAAACCTCACATTTGTTACCTGTAGTAAATGGTTATTGTCTCGTGTGGAAAAAAGTAGTCTTTTAAAAAATCAGAATTTACGGAGTATTCCCAATCCTATAGATACCAGTATTTATACTGATGGAGACAAAAAAATGGCCAAAAAACAACTAGGACTTTCGGCTGATAAAAAGCATATTTTATACATAGCGGCTAATGTAGGAAATATTCAAAAAGGATATCAATACCTTGAAGAAGCCTGTGGAAAAATGGCTCAAGATGATCGTTTTTCCCAAATAGAAATTCTAGTGGTAGGTGCAGATCCCAAAAATCGTGTTCATCTCTCACTACCTATGATCAAATTAGGCTATATTTCTAAGGTTTCAGAATTGGTGACTATTTATCAAGCTTCAGATCTTTTTATTTCGCCAACTCTGGAAGATAATCTCCCCAATACGATTATGGAATCCATGAGTTGTGGGACACCTTGTGTGGCATTTAATATAGGAGGAATTCCACAACTAATAGACCACAAAGAAAACGGTTATATTTCGGAATATAAAAACGCCAATGATTTAATCAATGGAATCGAGTTTTGTCTATCAAATCATCATTTAAATAAGCAAGCTAGAAATAAAGTAATCAAGAGCTTTGACCAAGAATATATCGCTCAGGAATTCAAATCGCTTTATAAAGACCTCCTCGCAAAAACAAACTAA
- a CDS encoding GDP-L-fucose synthase yields the protein MEKQAKIYVAGHRGMVGSSIVRLLKSQGYENILTRTSSELDLINQEAVHRFFEEEKPNYVILAAAKVGGIHANNSYKGSFIYNNLMIQNNVIHSAHIHGVEKLLFLGSSCIYPKMAPQPIKEEYLLTGTLEPTNEPYALAKIAGIKMCDSYRDQYGSNFISAMPTNLYGPNDNYDLNNSHVLPALIRKFHTAKKENLPSVEIWGTGSPLREFLYVEDLAEACVFLMNEHHEAGWVNIGTGIDLSIKELALTIKEIVGFEGVLTFDSTKPDGTPKKQLDVSKMKNIGWEAKTTLREGIQKTYQSFLKEHPELA from the coding sequence ATGGAAAAACAAGCAAAAATCTATGTGGCAGGACATAGAGGAATGGTGGGAAGTAGTATCGTACGATTATTAAAATCTCAAGGTTATGAAAACATCCTTACCCGTACTTCTTCGGAATTAGATTTGATTAATCAAGAAGCTGTACATCGTTTTTTTGAAGAAGAAAAGCCTAATTATGTAATTTTGGCGGCAGCCAAAGTAGGAGGAATTCACGCAAACAATAGTTATAAAGGGTCATTTATTTACAATAATCTAATGATTCAAAATAACGTAATCCATTCAGCTCATATTCATGGCGTTGAAAAACTACTTTTTTTAGGAAGTTCTTGTATTTATCCTAAAATGGCACCACAGCCCATCAAAGAAGAATATTTACTCACAGGAACATTAGAACCTACTAATGAACCTTATGCTTTAGCGAAAATTGCGGGTATAAAAATGTGTGATAGCTATAGAGATCAATACGGATCCAATTTTATCTCGGCAATGCCTACTAATTTGTATGGTCCCAATGATAATTATGATTTGAATAATTCTCATGTATTACCTGCCCTTATTAGAAAATTTCATACTGCAAAAAAAGAGAATTTACCTTCGGTAGAAATTTGGGGAACAGGCTCTCCACTTAGAGAATTTTTGTATGTAGAGGACCTTGCAGAAGCTTGTGTTTTTCTTATGAACGAACACCATGAGGCAGGTTGGGTAAATATTGGAACAGGAATAGACTTGAGTATCAAAGAACTAGCCTTAACCATTAAAGAAATAGTTGGCTTTGAAGGTGTCTTGACTTTTGATAGTACAAAACCAGATGGTACACCTAAAAAACAACTCGATGTTTCCAAAATGAAAAACATTGGTTGGGAAGCAAAAACGACATTAAGAGAAGGTATTCAAAAAACCTACCAATCTTTCCTAAAAGAGCATCCAGAATTGGCTTAA
- the gmd gene encoding GDP-mannose 4,6-dehydratase — protein MKKAFITGITGQDGSYLAELLLEKGYEVHGILRRASVFTTERIDHLMDHDRLKLHHGDVTDSSNLNKLMAQIKPDEVYNLAAQSHVQVSFEVPEYTAQVDALGTLRILDALKNHCPEARFYQASTSELYGKVQEIPQTEETPFYPRSPYAVAKIYGFWIVKNFREAYGLYACNGILFNHESERRGKTFVTRKITMSLAEIAAGKRDVLKLGNLDAKRDWGYAKEYVEAMWLMLQQETAEDFVIATGKTYTVRDFVERAAKYVGFDIQWEGTGVDERGIDKNTGETIIEISPKYFRPAEVDLLIGDATKAKEKLGWETKVDLDELVEIMMKNDIQEAQ, from the coding sequence ATGAAGAAAGCATTTATAACGGGAATCACAGGACAAGATGGGTCTTATTTAGCCGAATTATTATTAGAAAAAGGATACGAAGTACATGGAATCTTGCGTAGAGCAAGTGTTTTCACTACTGAGAGAATTGATCATTTAATGGATCATGATAGACTCAAACTTCACCATGGAGATGTCACCGATAGCTCGAATCTTAATAAACTAATGGCACAAATAAAGCCCGATGAAGTTTATAATTTGGCAGCTCAATCTCATGTTCAAGTATCCTTTGAAGTACCTGAATATACTGCACAAGTTGATGCTTTAGGTACACTTAGAATTTTAGATGCATTAAAAAACCATTGTCCAGAGGCTCGTTTTTATCAAGCTTCCACCTCTGAGCTTTATGGAAAAGTTCAAGAAATTCCTCAAACAGAAGAAACACCTTTTTATCCTAGAAGCCCTTATGCCGTGGCAAAAATTTATGGTTTTTGGATTGTAAAGAATTTTAGAGAAGCTTATGGTCTTTACGCCTGTAATGGAATCTTATTCAACCATGAAAGTGAGCGTAGAGGAAAAACTTTTGTTACCCGAAAAATCACAATGTCTTTAGCCGAAATTGCGGCAGGTAAAAGAGACGTTTTAAAACTTGGAAACCTAGATGCAAAAAGAGACTGGGGATATGCAAAAGAATATGTGGAAGCTATGTGGCTTATGCTTCAGCAAGAAACCGCTGAGGATTTTGTGATTGCCACAGGAAAAACTTATACTGTAAGAGATTTTGTAGAAAGAGCAGCAAAATACGTCGGATTTGATATCCAATGGGAAGGAACTGGTGTTGATGAAAGAGGAATTGACAAAAATACGGGTGAAACAATTATAGAAATCAGTCCTAAATACTTTAGACCTGCCGAGGTAGATTTATTGATAGGAGATGCAACAAAAGCCAAAGAAAAACTAGGTTGGGAAACCAAAGTAGATTTGGATGAATTAGTAGAAATCATGATGAAAAACGATATCCAAGAAGCCCAATAG
- a CDS encoding acetyl-CoA C-acyltransferase has translation MKDVVIVSAVRTAMGSFGGSLSGLSATDLGAAAIKGALSKINLDADKIEEVYMGNVLQANVGQAPARQAAIKAGLNNATPSTTVNKVCASGMKAVMMAAQAIKAGDRDIVVAGGMESMSNAPYYLPKARNGYRFGDGKIIDGLTQDGLTDVYNKVVMGVCAETCATDMKITREDQDNIAVESYKRSAAAWEAGKFDNEVVPVEVPQRRGEPVVFSKDEEYINFNEDKFRKLRTVFKKDGTVTAGNASTINDGASALVLMSAEKAAELGLKPLAKITSYADAAHDPEWFTTAPAKALPIALEKAGLTKDDIAYWELNEAFAVVGLANMEILGIKPENVNVNGGAVSLGHPLGNSGSRILVTLINVLEQNNAKYGAAGICNGGGGASAMILERL, from the coding sequence ATGAAAGACGTTGTAATCGTTTCTGCTGTTCGTACAGCAATGGGTAGTTTCGGAGGTTCTTTATCTGGGCTAAGTGCTACAGATCTTGGAGCTGCAGCAATCAAAGGAGCTTTATCAAAGATTAATTTGGACGCTGACAAAATAGAAGAAGTATATATGGGAAATGTACTACAAGCCAATGTAGGACAAGCACCAGCACGTCAAGCAGCTATTAAAGCTGGCTTGAATAATGCAACTCCTTCTACAACAGTAAATAAAGTATGTGCATCGGGAATGAAAGCTGTGATGATGGCAGCTCAAGCTATTAAAGCAGGAGATAGAGATATCGTAGTTGCTGGTGGAATGGAAAGCATGAGTAATGCTCCATATTATTTACCAAAAGCCCGAAACGGATATCGTTTTGGAGATGGAAAAATCATTGATGGACTGACACAAGATGGTCTAACGGATGTGTATAATAAAGTAGTGATGGGTGTTTGTGCAGAAACTTGTGCTACAGATATGAAAATCACTCGTGAGGATCAAGATAATATTGCAGTTGAGTCTTATAAACGCTCTGCCGCAGCTTGGGAAGCAGGGAAATTTGACAATGAAGTAGTACCTGTAGAAGTACCACAAAGAAGAGGAGAGCCTGTTGTGTTCTCAAAAGATGAAGAGTATATCAACTTCAACGAAGATAAATTTAGAAAACTAAGAACTGTTTTCAAAAAAGACGGAACAGTAACAGCGGGTAATGCTTCTACGATCAATGATGGAGCTTCTGCTTTAGTTTTGATGTCTGCAGAAAAAGCTGCTGAACTTGGATTAAAGCCTTTAGCAAAGATTACTTCTTATGCAGATGCGGCACATGATCCAGAATGGTTTACCACAGCTCCTGCTAAAGCTTTGCCAATTGCTTTAGAGAAGGCAGGATTAACGAAAGATGATATCGCTTACTGGGAACTTAACGAAGCATTTGCAGTGGTAGGATTAGCCAATATGGAAATCCTTGGAATTAAACCAGAAAATGTAAACGTAAACGGTGGAGCCGTATCTTTAGGACATCCACTTGGAAACTCTGGATCGAGAATTTTGGTAACACTTATTAATGTTTTAGAACAAAACAACGCCAAATATGGAGCCGCAGGAATCTGTAACGGTGGTGGTGGAGCATCAGCCATGATTCTTGAAAGACTTTAG